The proteins below come from a single Iocasia fonsfrigidae genomic window:
- a CDS encoding ABC transporter substrate-binding protein has product MMKKKTFTLFLMMIFLISSLAFAAERKFANQFTKEEMWIYKNLSSYSEAPELRELVEQGKLPPLTERLPDIPRVIKSNIMVDGIGEYGGVWRDTFATPVQSWNWGAQKTQGWFGICQVLHEPLVISGPMWMLEKPDPLPNLVTDWEWSEDGKTLTMNLVEGVKWSDGELFTADDVLFTYNDLILNDKITTFGSKGAWVYGGKQTELEKVDDYTIKWHFGEAFPVAVFYNMDYLDFSVSPKHVYKNFHPDYNSDVTYDVFANATPPNDLPAVTLGPWVPVEYKPGEQLVMVRNPYFWQVDEEGKQLPYIGEVRFNEVESGDIRTMNLISGVADRTNLENPQTFGLVKQATMKENSPAKIAFGPFGIGYQIEFNLSRYLGVKNDRDAELRELFRNKMFRQAVSSLIDRDAVANIAFPGPLTQAWYGGYPSGSAYYDENFVKKYEFSPTAAKTLLSELGFKDTDNDGILNWPASSRIADDELVIELLLRQDQSAVLDAVQAMEPMFREVGIDLRIKPATASTVDTRIPAGDFEAYMVRLDSAVPFVQMQLFGPIRESSPDWHRSASGGKRDLMDFEVKIQDLMKEATYEPSIDRRNEIFKEILKLSTENVYTIGVYEVRRGTGLHKRICNFQPDIPPYMYNWTMESIPAQILYVEKEDQFSPGFLNLIPTKEDYTNKSWQ; this is encoded by the coding sequence ATGATGAAGAAAAAAACTTTCACATTGTTTTTGATGATGATATTTTTAATTAGTTCACTTGCTTTTGCTGCTGAAAGAAAGTTTGCCAATCAATTTACCAAAGAAGAAATGTGGATTTACAAGAATTTGAGTTCTTATAGTGAAGCCCCAGAATTAAGAGAACTGGTTGAGCAAGGTAAATTACCACCACTAACAGAACGTCTACCAGATATACCAAGGGTAATTAAGAGTAATATTATGGTTGATGGTATTGGAGAATATGGTGGTGTTTGGAGAGATACTTTTGCAACTCCTGTACAGAGTTGGAACTGGGGAGCCCAGAAGACACAGGGTTGGTTTGGTATATGTCAGGTTCTACATGAACCACTGGTAATATCAGGGCCAATGTGGATGTTAGAAAAACCTGATCCTTTACCCAACCTTGTAACTGATTGGGAATGGTCAGAAGATGGAAAAACCTTAACCATGAACCTTGTTGAAGGAGTAAAATGGTCTGATGGTGAACTGTTTACTGCAGATGATGTTCTTTTTACTTATAATGATCTTATTTTGAATGATAAGATAACTACCTTTGGCAGCAAGGGTGCCTGGGTTTATGGTGGAAAACAGACAGAACTTGAGAAGGTTGATGATTACACTATTAAATGGCATTTTGGTGAGGCATTCCCTGTAGCAGTATTTTATAACATGGATTATTTAGATTTTAGTGTGTCCCCTAAACATGTTTATAAGAATTTTCATCCGGATTATAATTCTGATGTAACATATGATGTATTTGCGAACGCTACACCACCTAATGATCTGCCTGCGGTTACTTTAGGACCTTGGGTTCCTGTTGAATATAAACCGGGTGAGCAATTAGTTATGGTCCGTAATCCATATTTCTGGCAGGTAGATGAAGAAGGAAAACAGCTTCCATATATCGGTGAGGTAAGATTTAATGAAGTAGAATCAGGTGATATTAGGACTATGAATCTGATATCCGGGGTAGCAGATAGAACTAATCTGGAAAACCCACAGACATTTGGATTGGTAAAACAGGCTACTATGAAAGAAAATTCACCAGCCAAGATTGCTTTTGGACCTTTTGGTATAGGATATCAGATAGAATTTAATCTTTCAAGATATTTAGGTGTAAAAAATGATAGAGATGCTGAGTTAAGAGAATTATTTAGAAACAAAATGTTCCGTCAGGCGGTTTCCAGTCTTATAGATAGAGATGCTGTAGCTAATATTGCCTTCCCAGGTCCATTAACACAGGCCTGGTATGGAGGATATCCTTCTGGTTCAGCATATTATGATGAGAATTTTGTTAAAAAGTATGAATTTAGTCCAACAGCAGCAAAAACATTGTTAAGTGAATTAGGGTTTAAAGATACTGATAATGATGGTATTCTTAATTGGCCAGCTTCCAGTAGAATTGCTGATGACGAATTAGTTATAGAATTATTGTTGAGACAGGATCAAAGTGCCGTATTAGACGCTGTTCAGGCTATGGAACCAATGTTCAGAGAGGTTGGTATAGACCTTAGGATTAAGCCAGCAACTGCTTCTACAGTGGACACAAGAATTCCAGCTGGAGACTTTGAGGCATATATGGTCCGCCTCGATTCAGCGGTGCCATTTGTTCAGATGCAACTATTTGGTCCTATCAGAGAGAGTTCCCCTGACTGGCATAGAAGTGCTTCAGGTGGCAAAAGAGATCTAATGGATTTTGAAGTGAAAATACAAGATTTAATGAAAGAAGCTACCTATGAACCTTCTATTGATAGACGTAATGAAATATTTAAAGAAATACTGAAATTGTCTACAGAGAATGTATATACAATTGGTGTTTATGAGGTCAGGAGAGGAACAGGCCTTCATAAGAGAATCTGTAACTTCCAGCCTGACATTCCTCCATATATGTATAACTGGACTATGGAGAGTATTCCAGCACAGATACTATATGTAGAGAAAGAAGATCAATTCTCTCCAGGTTTCCTTAACTTAATTCCTACTAAGGAAGATTATACTAATAAATCATGGCAGTAA
- a CDS encoding ABC transporter permease codes for MTAYILRRTILSIPMLILVSFIAFFILTLPPGDYMTSFQNQLTSQAGLSAIEAEELANQMREKYGLDKPFVVQYYNWVKNIVLHGDFGYSFFYNRPVGEVIWSRMGYTILIASLCHFISVFMGVLIGIYSATHQYTTGDYIFTVIAFIGVSVPAFFLALALLYFFSFKLGMGVGGLFSQEYVMAPWSFAKFINLLKHIWVPIVIVGFAGTARNMRVMRGNLLDVMGRQYIQTARAKGVSEFRVVFKHALRNAILPIIMSLGYAMPFLIQGEMVTAIVLDLPTTGPAFYKSLINQDMYLAGSFLMMIAVILVLGNLVADITLAWVDPRVRYD; via the coding sequence TTGACTGCTTATATTTTAAGAAGAACTATACTATCAATTCCAATGCTAATATTAGTAAGTTTTATAGCATTCTTTATTCTTACATTACCACCAGGTGATTATATGACTTCTTTCCAGAATCAGTTAACCAGTCAGGCTGGTTTGTCAGCAATTGAAGCTGAAGAATTGGCTAATCAGATGCGCGAAAAATATGGACTGGATAAACCGTTTGTAGTTCAGTACTATAATTGGGTGAAAAATATAGTATTACATGGTGATTTTGGTTATTCATTTTTTTATAACAGGCCTGTAGGAGAAGTAATTTGGTCCAGAATGGGTTATACCATATTAATTGCTTCATTGTGCCATTTTATATCTGTTTTTATGGGGGTTTTAATAGGGATATATTCAGCTACTCATCAATATACTACTGGAGATTATATATTTACAGTTATAGCTTTTATCGGTGTTTCTGTACCTGCTTTCTTTCTGGCACTAGCTTTATTATATTTCTTTTCCTTTAAGTTAGGTATGGGTGTTGGGGGATTATTTTCACAGGAATATGTTATGGCTCCATGGAGTTTTGCAAAATTTATAAATTTATTAAAGCACATTTGGGTACCTATTGTAATAGTTGGTTTTGCTGGTACTGCTCGCAACATGAGGGTTATGCGCGGGAATTTACTGGATGTAATGGGTCGACAGTATATACAGACCGCCAGGGCTAAAGGTGTATCTGAATTTAGGGTTGTATTTAAACATGCATTAAGAAATGCTATTTTACCTATTATTATGTCACTGGGCTATGCAATGCCATTTTTAATTCAGGGTGAAATGGTTACAGCCATAGTTCTTGATTTGCCAACAACTGGTCCGGCATTTTACAAGTCTTTAATAAATCAGGATATGTATCTGGCGGGAAGTTTTTTAATGATGATTGCGGTTATTCTTGTTCTAGGTAATCTAGTTGCTGATATTACCCTTGCCTGGGTAGACCCCAGGGTTCGTTATGATTGA
- a CDS encoding ABC transporter permease, with the protein MINWSGQWSKINYERMEKMKKAIIEEKNRKVLTRKEMIWQRYKKHKLGMMGGIITLILIVISIFAPFFSPYDYKSPEYNHAYMPPQKIHFFDENGKFHLRPFVYEQKMGMDPKTWQRIFEEDTSKRYPVYFIKRSWEYELMGFIKTDIHLFGAEKPGSIYVIGTDSIGRDILSRIIFGSRISIIIAACGALLSALVGSLIGGISGYFSGKVDLFIQRIIEMFQLFPQIPLMMALSAAIPATWPPIMVFVGVVVVLSLIQWTYLAREVRAMVLSYRDQDFVRAGKAIGCGDMYIIAKHIIPNCISHIIVVITITIPRLILAESTLSFLGLGIQPPMVSWGVLLSDASKIQIIGQYPWVLFPGVVIIITILALNFFGDGVRDAFDPHSA; encoded by the coding sequence TTGATTAACTGGTCAGGGCAGTGGTCAAAAATCAATTATGAAAGGATGGAAAAGATGAAAAAAGCAATAATTGAAGAAAAAAACAGAAAAGTACTAACCCGCAAAGAAATGATCTGGCAGAGATATAAAAAACATAAGTTGGGTATGATGGGTGGTATTATTACTTTAATTTTAATAGTTATAAGTATTTTTGCTCCCTTTTTTAGTCCATATGATTATAAATCACCGGAATATAATCATGCATATATGCCTCCACAAAAAATTCACTTCTTTGATGAAAATGGTAAATTTCATTTGAGACCTTTTGTGTATGAACAGAAAATGGGAATGGACCCCAAAACCTGGCAGAGGATATTTGAAGAGGATACATCAAAGAGATACCCTGTTTATTTTATAAAGAGGAGTTGGGAATACGAATTGATGGGTTTCATAAAAACTGATATACATCTATTTGGTGCAGAGAAACCGGGATCTATCTATGTTATTGGTACAGACAGTATTGGTAGAGATATTTTAAGCAGAATTATTTTTGGTAGTAGAATTTCAATTATTATAGCTGCATGTGGTGCTCTATTAAGTGCTTTAGTAGGGTCATTGATTGGAGGAATATCAGGATATTTCTCTGGTAAAGTCGATTTGTTTATTCAAAGAATAATAGAAATGTTTCAGTTGTTCCCACAGATACCATTGATGATGGCATTAAGTGCCGCAATACCTGCCACCTGGCCGCCTATAATGGTTTTTGTAGGGGTAGTTGTTGTTCTATCATTAATACAATGGACTTATCTAGCTCGTGAAGTGAGGGCAATGGTTCTTAGCTATCGAGATCAGGATTTTGTTAGAGCCGGTAAAGCAATTGGTTGTGGAGATATGTATATAATTGCAAAACATATTATCCCAAATTGTATAAGTCATATTATTGTTGTGATAACAATAACAATACCACGTCTAATTCTGGCAGAAAGCACTCTAAGTTTCCTTGGTCTGGGAATTCAGCCCCCTATGGTCAGTTGGGGTGTTTTATTAAGCGACGCCTCAAAAATACAGATAATCGGTCAATATCCCTGGGTTCTGTTTCCTGGTGTAGTAATAATTATAACAATTTTGGCATTAAACTTTTTTGGTGATGGTGTTCGTGATGCATTTGATCCCCATAGTGCCTAG
- a CDS encoding ABC transporter ATP-binding protein: MKKEKLIELKNLKTYFNTEEGVARAVDGVDFEIYPGETLGIVGESGCGKSITSLSIMRLVPQPQGEIVDGEIYFKGKDLTKLSQKEMRTIRGNEISMIFQEPMTSLNPVFTIGNQISETIMLHKDVNKKEVMNQSIEILKKVGIPLPEQRVYEYPHQLSGGMRQRVMIAMALSCNPELLIADEPTTALDVTIQAQILDLMEALKEKFNMSMMMITHDLGVIAEISDRVAVMYAGKVVEYTDVKTLFKNPRHPYTWGLMNSIPRLNKEVERLTTIEGIVPNCLDFPEGCRYNARCPMAEEKCFLEEPPINEFDEGHKVRCWYADEIEKISKLSVINT, translated from the coding sequence ATGAAAAAAGAAAAATTAATTGAATTAAAAAACCTTAAAACATATTTTAATACGGAAGAAGGAGTTGCCCGTGCTGTTGATGGAGTAGATTTTGAAATATATCCAGGAGAGACCCTTGGGATTGTTGGAGAATCGGGATGTGGTAAAAGTATAACCTCCCTTTCGATTATGCGTCTGGTTCCTCAACCACAGGGAGAAATTGTTGATGGAGAAATATATTTTAAGGGTAAAGATCTTACAAAATTAAGTCAGAAAGAAATGAGGACTATTCGGGGTAATGAGATATCTATGATATTCCAGGAGCCGATGACATCATTAAATCCAGTATTTACTATTGGTAATCAAATTTCGGAGACTATTATGCTGCATAAAGATGTTAATAAAAAGGAGGTGATGAATCAGTCAATAGAGATTCTAAAAAAAGTTGGAATCCCATTACCTGAGCAGAGAGTTTATGAATATCCTCATCAATTAAGTGGTGGGATGAGACAGAGAGTAATGATAGCTATGGCTTTATCTTGTAATCCCGAGTTGCTTATTGCCGATGAACCTACAACAGCTCTTGATGTTACCATCCAGGCTCAGATACTTGATTTGATGGAGGCATTAAAAGAAAAATTTAATATGTCTATGATGATGATAACACATGATCTTGGGGTTATTGCCGAGATTTCAGATCGTGTAGCAGTTATGTATGCGGGAAAAGTAGTGGAATATACAGATGTAAAAACATTATTTAAAAACCCACGCCATCCTTATACCTGGGGTTTAATGAATTCTATTCCAAGACTAAATAAAGAAGTTGAAAGATTGACAACAATAGAAGGTATTGTTCCCAATTGTCTGGATTTCCCCGAAGGTTGTAGATATAATGCCCGCTGCCCCATGGCAGAGGAGAAATGTTTTTTAGAAGAACCACCAATAAATGAATTTGATGAAGGACATAAGGTAAGATGTTGGTATGCTGATGAAATAGAAAAAATATCTAAATTAAGTGTTATTAACACATAG
- a CDS encoding ABC transporter ATP-binding protein, whose protein sequence is MAVTENKILEVKNLKKYFPVKAGIFRKTVAHVKAVDDVSFDIYEGETLGLVGESGCGKSTTGSTILRLLEATSGEVSFKGEDILSLNRNKLRTIRKEMQMIFQDPYASLNPRMTVADIVGEPLKIHDLYNKKSDRDEKVKELLESVGLTAEQMNRYPHEFSGGQRQRIGVARALAVDPKLIIADEPVSALDVSVQAQVINILQDLQKEFGLTYLFIAHDLSVVKHISNRVAVMYLGKIVEITNKSELYDNPLHPYTQALLSAIPEPNPERKKERTILEGDVPSPVNPPSGCSFHPRCPAAMDICSKVEPEFKDYGNGHFASCLLLD, encoded by the coding sequence ATGGCAGTAACAGAGAATAAAATATTAGAAGTAAAGAATTTAAAAAAATATTTTCCCGTAAAAGCAGGTATTTTTAGAAAAACAGTTGCTCATGTTAAGGCAGTTGATGATGTCAGCTTCGATATTTATGAAGGAGAAACATTGGGACTGGTAGGTGAATCAGGATGTGGTAAATCAACTACTGGATCTACAATTTTAAGACTTCTTGAGGCTACATCTGGTGAGGTTAGCTTTAAGGGAGAAGATATTTTATCTTTAAATAGGAATAAATTAAGGACTATTCGTAAAGAAATGCAGATGATTTTTCAGGATCCATATGCCTCACTTAATCCCCGAATGACAGTAGCGGATATAGTAGGAGAACCATTAAAAATACACGATTTATATAATAAGAAGAGTGATAGAGATGAGAAAGTTAAGGAATTACTTGAAAGTGTTGGACTAACAGCTGAACAGATGAACCGTTATCCCCATGAATTTAGTGGTGGTCAGCGGCAGAGGATAGGAGTAGCTAGAGCTCTGGCAGTAGATCCTAAATTAATTATTGCTGATGAGCCCGTATCTGCCCTGGATGTATCGGTACAGGCACAGGTAATAAATATACTGCAGGATTTACAAAAGGAATTTGGTCTAACATATTTATTTATAGCACATGATTTAAGTGTTGTTAAACATATTAGTAATCGGGTAGCAGTTATGTATCTGGGAAAAATCGTTGAGATTACTAATAAAAGTGAACTTTATGATAACCCCTTACACCCCTATACACAGGCGCTATTATCTGCTATTCCAGAACCAAATCCAGAGAGAAAGAAAGAACGTACAATTCTTGAAGGAGATGTACCAAGTCCTGTAAACCCTCCCTCGGGTTGTTCATTTCATCCCCGCTGCCCTGCAGCCATGGATATATGCAGTAAAGTTGAACCGGAATTTAAGGATTATGGTAATGGACACTTTGCTTCATGTCTTTTATTGGATTAA
- a CDS encoding alpha-galactosidase — protein sequence MSIRYDADNKTFHLKAKDSSYVMKIMNNGQLAHLYWGKQIKILRRPERLIPDQPRAFQPYLQNNPALSLDYIPQEYPAYGKTDFRNPAYQVQLENGSTITNLKYLSHSIKHGKDKLAGLPATYIENKDEAQTLYIEMLDEVINMKVILSYTAFKDFPVITRSVRFENIGQCNLSLLRTLSMNLDFPGDNYEILQLSGAWARERQIIRRKTEQGTLTIDSKRGASSHQQNPFVALMDENASEYHGNVYGFSLIYSGNFLAEVEVNHFQQTRVNMGINSFDFSWKIEPGQSFQTPEVVMVYSDSGINKMSQVYHNLYRKRLVRGQHRDKIRPILINNWEATYFDFDTDKLLELVRNAKELGIELFVLDDGWFGKRNDDTSSLGDWYVNEEKLPDGLKKLAKEINNIGLKFGLWFEPEMVSPVSELYEKHPDWCLHVSDRERSLSRNQLILDFSRKEVCDYIIEQLSNVLSNASISYVKWDMNRHMTEIGSTELPADRQRETAHRYILGLYYVLEEIISRFPDILFESCSGGGGRFDPGMLYYMPQTWTSDNTDAVERLKIQYGTSIVYPINSMGAHVSAAPNHQVGRITSLKMRGDVASFGNFGYEMDIIALPQSEKDMIRKQINEYKQIRELIQKGLFYRLISPFEGNETAWMVVAEDRREAVIAYYRVLAEANSGFKYLKLNGLDVEKEYRVNGGKKVYGGDELMFIGLNIDEISNGDFKSKLWKIESV from the coding sequence ATGAGTATTAGATATGATGCAGATAATAAAACATTTCACTTAAAAGCAAAAGACAGTAGTTATGTTATGAAAATAATGAATAATGGTCAACTTGCACATCTTTACTGGGGAAAACAGATAAAAATATTAAGAAGACCCGAAAGATTAATTCCTGACCAACCCAGGGCGTTCCAACCATATCTTCAAAATAATCCAGCTCTTTCCCTGGATTATATTCCGCAGGAATACCCTGCATATGGTAAAACTGATTTTCGTAATCCCGCTTATCAGGTACAATTGGAGAATGGTTCAACAATTACTAATTTAAAATATCTATCACATAGTATAAAGCATGGGAAAGATAAGCTAGCAGGTCTACCTGCAACATACATTGAGAATAAAGATGAGGCTCAAACATTATATATTGAAATGTTGGATGAAGTAATCAATATGAAAGTTATCCTATCTTACACTGCATTTAAAGATTTTCCTGTTATTACAAGATCAGTTCGTTTTGAAAATATTGGTCAATGTAATTTGAGCTTATTAAGGACCTTAAGTATGAATCTAGATTTTCCGGGTGATAATTATGAAATTCTACAACTCTCAGGGGCCTGGGCAAGGGAGAGACAAATAATTCGTAGGAAGACTGAACAGGGCACACTCACAATTGATAGTAAACGTGGGGCAAGTAGTCACCAGCAGAACCCTTTTGTAGCACTTATGGATGAGAATGCTAGTGAGTATCATGGAAATGTTTATGGGTTCAGTCTGATTTATAGCGGTAATTTTCTGGCAGAAGTAGAGGTCAATCATTTTCAGCAAACCAGGGTTAATATGGGTATAAATTCTTTTGACTTTAGCTGGAAGATAGAGCCCGGTCAGTCATTTCAAACACCGGAAGTTGTTATGGTTTATTCGGATTCAGGAATAAATAAAATGTCTCAGGTTTATCATAATCTCTATCGTAAAAGACTTGTTCGTGGGCAGCATAGAGATAAAATCAGGCCAATTCTTATAAATAATTGGGAAGCCACCTACTTTGATTTTGATACAGATAAACTACTTGAACTGGTGAGAAATGCAAAAGAGCTTGGAATTGAATTATTTGTTTTAGATGATGGTTGGTTTGGAAAAAGAAATGATGATACCTCTTCTTTAGGGGACTGGTATGTAAATGAAGAAAAACTTCCCGATGGCTTAAAAAAATTAGCAAAAGAAATTAATAATATAGGCCTTAAGTTTGGACTATGGTTTGAACCAGAGATGGTATCACCAGTAAGTGAGTTATATGAAAAGCACCCTGATTGGTGTTTACACGTTTCCGATAGAGAAAGATCATTATCGAGAAATCAACTTATACTCGATTTCTCAAGAAAAGAAGTATGTGATTATATTATTGAACAATTATCCAATGTATTAAGTAATGCATCTATTTCTTATGTGAAATGGGATATGAATCGACATATGACAGAAATAGGGTCTACTGAATTACCAGCAGATAGGCAGAGGGAGACAGCCCATCGATATATTCTAGGATTATATTATGTTCTGGAGGAGATAATCAGTAGATTTCCAGATATACTCTTTGAAAGTTGTTCTGGTGGTGGTGGTAGATTTGACCCCGGTATGCTTTACTATATGCCACAGACCTGGACCAGTGATAATACAGATGCTGTTGAACGCTTAAAAATTCAGTATGGCACAAGTATAGTATATCCTATTAATTCTATGGGTGCCCATGTATCTGCAGCCCCCAATCATCAGGTGGGTAGAATTACATCATTGAAAATGAGAGGGGATGTAGCTAGTTTTGGAAACTTTGGATATGAGATGGATATTATTGCACTACCTCAAAGTGAAAAAGATATGATTAGAAAACAGATAAATGAATATAAGCAGATAAGAGAACTTATTCAAAAAGGCCTGTTTTATAGATTAATAAGCCCGTTTGAAGGAAATGAGACTGCCTGGATGGTAGTTGCTGAAGATAGAAGAGAGGCTGTAATAGCTTATTATAGAGTGCTTGCTGAAGCTAATTCAGGTTTTAAATATTTGAAATTAAATGGACTTGATGTAGAAAAAGAATATAGGGTTAATGGGGGTAAGAAGGTTTATGGTGGAGATGAGTTAATGTTTATAGGTCTAAATATAGATGAAATAAGTAACGGTGATTTTAAAAGTAAATTGTGGAAAATAGAGTCAGTATAA
- a CDS encoding LacI family DNA-binding transcriptional regulator, which yields MKVTLRDIAEKAGVSISTVSRVINDDQETPVNEETKKLVWQLVKDMGYSKYNGSSKRSSKKIGYILNNTSNIFNHPYFSVLLDAIETEIKSQGYSVGFSFVESDIKKESVRHQIINDDVDGLILIANFIDEEFAEQINENYKNIVSIDFVSDNFNNDLILIEKKKAAYNAVRYLIEHGHEEIAYIGGGFVGGQGMKKSHRYLGYKKAMDEKNLIINEQWVRNGDWSLEGGYLQMMEIIKAEKIPTAVYTASDLMAIGVFRAIQQSGLTVPDDISVISYDNIEMSKYSNPPLTTFHVPKREIGKLAVKLLLDQINDQNPGFPLKIMVSAELVERESVAKIK from the coding sequence ATGAAGGTAACATTAAGAGATATAGCAGAAAAAGCAGGAGTATCTATCTCAACTGTATCCAGAGTAATAAATGATGATCAGGAAACACCTGTGAATGAAGAGACAAAGAAATTAGTATGGCAGTTGGTTAAAGATATGGGTTATAGCAAATATAACGGTAGCAGCAAAAGAAGTTCTAAAAAAATCGGCTACATATTAAATAATACCTCAAATATATTTAATCATCCATACTTTTCTGTTTTACTGGATGCAATTGAAACTGAGATAAAATCTCAGGGATATTCTGTGGGCTTTTCTTTTGTAGAAAGTGATATAAAAAAAGAATCTGTACGCCATCAGATAATTAATGATGATGTAGATGGTTTAATCCTAATTGCTAATTTTATAGATGAAGAATTTGCTGAACAAATTAATGAAAACTATAAAAATATAGTATCTATTGATTTTGTCAGTGATAATTTTAATAATGATCTCATCTTGATCGAAAAGAAAAAAGCGGCCTATAATGCTGTCCGATATTTGATAGAACATGGACACGAAGAGATTGCTTATATAGGGGGTGGGTTTGTAGGTGGTCAAGGTATGAAAAAATCACATCGTTATCTTGGTTATAAGAAGGCTATGGATGAAAAAAATCTCATTATAAATGAACAGTGGGTAAGAAATGGTGACTGGAGTCTGGAAGGTGGTTATCTGCAAATGATGGAGATTATAAAGGCTGAAAAAATACCTACTGCTGTATATACTGCCAGTGATCTTATGGCTATTGGAGTTTTTAGAGCTATACAGCAATCTGGCTTAACAGTGCCTGATGATATTTCAGTAATATCTTATGATAATATTGAAATGTCCAAATATAGTAATCCTCCTTTAACTACCTTTCACGTGCCAAAAAGAGAAATAGGAAAATTAGCTGTAAAATTATTATTAGATCAAATTAATGATCAAAACCCTGGTTTTCCTTTAAAAATAATGGTATCAGCAGAATTAGTTGAAAGGGAATCAGTAGCGAAAATAAAATAA
- the melA gene encoding alpha-glucosidase/alpha-galactosidase, translated as MAFKIAFIGAGSIGFTRRLVKDILSIDEFKNIEISFTDINPQNLKMVTQLVQRDIDENGLSIKVHATTDRREALKDAKYVLNVVRIGGLDAFKMDVEIPLKYGVDQCVGDTLCAGGIMYAQRGIPAILDFCKDIREVSAPDAILLNYANPNAMITWAANKYGRVNTIGLCHGVQHGHQMIADAFGLKQEEVDIICAGINHQTWYIQIKHEGKDLTGDLLEVMEKHPEYSKTEKVRIDMLKRFGYFSTESNGHLSEYLPWYRKRPEEINDWIHVGDSWIHGETGGYLRVCTESRNWFETDFPNWLKEPAKRFDPVERSQEHGSYIIEGLETGRVYRGHFNVINNEVISNLPDDAVVEVPGYVDANGINIPFVGELPLGCAAVCNSSISVQRIAVEAAVHGDMDLLKQAMMMDPLVGAVCNPPEIWQMTDEMLIAQAEWLPQYQVDIKKAEKNLSKGSLISTKDGYEGAARLKVKSIEELAKDREKSTRLADAADKS; from the coding sequence ATGGCATTTAAAATTGCATTTATTGGTGCAGGTAGTATCGGTTTTACTAGAAGATTAGTTAAAGATATTTTATCTATAGATGAATTTAAAAATATTGAAATATCCTTTACTGATATAAATCCACAAAATTTGAAGATGGTTACACAACTGGTACAGAGGGATATTGATGAAAATGGTTTAAGTATAAAGGTTCATGCTACTACGGACAGGAGAGAGGCATTAAAAGATGCTAAATATGTCTTGAATGTAGTAAGAATAGGTGGTCTGGATGCCTTTAAAATGGATGTGGAAATACCCTTAAAATATGGTGTGGACCAATGTGTCGGTGATACACTATGTGCCGGGGGAATAATGTATGCCCAGCGGGGTATCCCAGCAATCTTGGATTTTTGTAAGGATATCAGGGAAGTAAGTGCCCCTGATGCCATATTATTAAATTATGCTAATCCGAATGCGATGATTACCTGGGCTGCTAATAAGTATGGTAGGGTAAATACAATTGGTTTGTGTCATGGTGTTCAACACGGTCATCAAATGATTGCTGATGCCTTCGGTTTGAAACAGGAGGAAGTTGATATAATTTGTGCAGGTATTAATCACCAAACCTGGTATATTCAAATAAAACACGAAGGCAAAGATCTGACAGGTGATTTGCTGGAAGTGATGGAAAAACACCCTGAATACAGCAAGACTGAAAAGGTTAGAATTGATATGTTGAAAAGATTCGGTTATTTCAGTACTGAATCAAATGGACACCTGAGTGAATACCTGCCCTGGTATAGAAAACGCCCTGAAGAAATCAATGACTGGATCCATGTAGGAGATTCCTGGATACATGGTGAAACAGGGGGTTATTTAAGGGTATGTACGGAAAGCCGTAACTGGTTTGAAACTGATTTTCCCAATTGGTTAAAAGAACCGGCAAAGAGATTTGACCCTGTTGAAAGGAGTCAGGAACATGGGTCTTATATTATTGAGGGCTTAGAAACTGGTAGAGTTTACCGTGGACATTTCAATGTGATAAACAATGAGGTGATTAGTAATCTCCCTGATGATGCAGTTGTAGAGGTTCCTGGTTATGTAGATGCTAATGGCATAAATATTCCATTTGTTGGTGAACTCCCACTGGGATGTGCTGCTGTCTGCAATTCCAGTATAAGTGTGCAGAGGATAGCTGTAGAAGCAGCAGTACATGGTGATATGGATTTGTTGAAACAGGCCATGATGATGGACCCACTGGTAGGTGCAGTATGTAATCCACCTGAGATATGGCAGATGACTGATGAAATGCTGATTGCTCAGGCTGAATGGCTCCCCCAGTATCAAGTTGATATAAAAAAAGCTGAAAAGAATTTAAGTAAAGGTAGTTTAATATCGACTAAGGATGGTTATGAAGGTGCTGCTAGATTAAAAGTCAAGAGTATTGAAGAGCTGGCTAAGGATAGAGAAAAATCCACTAGATTGGCAGATGCAGCAGATAAATCTTAG